The Chthoniobacterales bacterium genome contains a region encoding:
- the araG gene encoding L-arabinose ABC transporter ATP-binding protein AraG: protein MTAGYLQFKGIRKHFPGVRALDGVTFGVAEGSVHALMGENGAGKSTLLKTLSGAHRPTDGTLVIGGVDCAFASTADAIRAGVAVIYQELHLAPELSVAENLFLGHLPARAGWVDRRSLLEAARRQLEILGEEIDPRVKVGSLSIAQRQMVEIAKALSRDAKIIAFDEPTSSLTARESERLFRVIADLRKQGRVILYVSHRMEEIFAICDAATVLRDGRHVETFATLDRVEPGTLISRMVGRAIDDIFHYEPRARGTAALEVTQMLGPGLREPASFSVAKGEIVGFFGLVGAGRSELLKLIYGAERTKSGRVAVDGRAVTIRRPQDAIGAGIVLCPEDRKKEGIVPIRSVMENLNLSARRHHARAGFINEKWERENAGRHVRALGVRTPSLEQPIVHLSGGNQQKVILARWLSEEVKVIMLDEPTRGIDVGAKSEIYSIIYDLAKRGVGVIVVSSELPEVMGICDRILVMRQGVVVAEVSREDATAEKILSLALPVSTPPPNA, encoded by the coding sequence GTGACGGCCGGCTATCTCCAGTTCAAGGGCATCAGAAAGCATTTTCCCGGCGTGCGGGCGCTGGATGGCGTGACGTTCGGCGTCGCGGAGGGAAGCGTCCATGCCCTGATGGGGGAGAACGGTGCGGGAAAAAGCACGTTGCTGAAGACGCTGAGCGGCGCGCATCGGCCGACCGATGGCACGCTCGTGATCGGCGGCGTGGACTGCGCATTTGCCTCGACGGCGGATGCGATCCGGGCGGGTGTGGCGGTGATTTATCAGGAGCTCCATCTCGCCCCGGAGCTCAGCGTCGCGGAGAATCTTTTCCTGGGCCATCTGCCCGCCCGTGCAGGCTGGGTCGATCGCCGCTCTCTCCTCGAGGCTGCCCGCCGGCAGCTCGAGATCCTCGGGGAGGAGATCGATCCCCGGGTGAAGGTCGGGTCGCTTTCCATCGCGCAACGGCAGATGGTGGAAATCGCGAAGGCGCTTTCGAGAGATGCGAAGATCATTGCCTTCGACGAACCCACGAGCAGCCTGACCGCGCGCGAGTCGGAGCGCCTGTTTCGCGTCATCGCCGATCTCCGAAAGCAGGGGCGGGTGATCCTCTATGTCTCGCACCGCATGGAGGAAATCTTCGCGATCTGCGACGCGGCGACGGTGTTGCGCGACGGGCGCCACGTGGAGACCTTTGCGACACTGGACCGGGTCGAACCTGGGACACTGATCAGCCGGATGGTCGGTCGCGCCATCGACGACATCTTTCACTACGAGCCGCGCGCCCGGGGAACGGCGGCGCTCGAGGTGACGCAAATGCTCGGGCCGGGGCTGCGCGAGCCGGCGAGCTTTTCCGTTGCGAAGGGCGAGATCGTGGGCTTCTTCGGCCTCGTCGGTGCGGGCCGCAGCGAACTGCTCAAGCTCATTTATGGCGCCGAGCGCACGAAGTCGGGCCGCGTGGCGGTCGACGGGCGCGCGGTGACGATTCGGCGGCCGCAGGATGCGATCGGCGCGGGAATTGTGCTGTGCCCCGAGGATCGAAAGAAGGAGGGCATCGTGCCGATTCGGTCCGTGATGGAAAATCTCAATCTCAGCGCCCGCCGGCACCATGCGCGCGCGGGTTTCATCAACGAAAAATGGGAGCGCGAGAATGCGGGCCGGCACGTGCGGGCGCTCGGTGTCAGGACGCCATCGCTCGAGCAGCCCATCGTCCACCTCTCCGGCGGCAATCAGCAGAAGGTCATTTTGGCGCGCTGGCTGAGCGAGGAGGTAAAGGTCATCATGCTCGACGAGCCGACGCGCGGCATCGACGTCGGCGCGAAGAGCGAGATCTATTCGATCATCTACGATCTCGCAAAACGGGGCGTCGGCGTGATCGTCGTTTCCAGCGAACTGCCCGAGGTCATGGGCATTTGCGATCGCATCCTCGTCATGCGGCAGGGCGTCGTCGTCGCGGAGGTGTCCCGCGAGGACGCGACGGCCGAAAAGATTCTCTCCCTGGCGCTTCCCGTTTCCACTCCGCCGCCGAACGCCTGA
- a CDS encoding arabinose ABC transporter substrate-binding protein, with amino-acid sequence MKNLLLGGAAAVLLLVTTGCDKQPAGASNAPGGSEKIRIGFLVKQPEEPWFQTEWAFAQKAADENGFELIKIATPDGEKALAAIDNLAALGAKGFVICTPDVRLGPALAAKAQMAGMKFMTVDDQFVGPDGKIMADVPHLGMSPWDIGHQAGTLELAEMKKRGWKPEETAACVSSFDELDTAKQRTDGATAALIAGGFPKDRIFQAPNKTTDLPGSFDAVNVCLTQHPEVKHWLIVGMNDNAVLGGVRATEGRGFSPADVIGIGINGTDCQSEFQKPAQTGFYGSLLLSPNRHGKETAMLVYRWVKDGVEPPKETYIKSATLITRDNWQDELRKQGMLQ; translated from the coding sequence ATGAAAAATCTCCTCCTTGGCGGCGCTGCGGCCGTCCTTTTGCTGGTCACGACTGGATGCGACAAACAGCCGGCTGGAGCGTCGAATGCGCCCGGGGGCTCCGAGAAGATCAGGATCGGCTTCCTCGTGAAACAGCCCGAGGAGCCATGGTTCCAGACGGAATGGGCGTTTGCGCAGAAGGCGGCGGACGAAAACGGGTTTGAGCTGATCAAGATCGCGACGCCGGATGGCGAGAAGGCGCTGGCCGCGATCGACAATCTCGCAGCGCTTGGCGCGAAGGGCTTCGTGATCTGCACGCCGGACGTTCGGCTTGGGCCGGCGCTGGCGGCGAAGGCGCAAATGGCCGGGATGAAGTTCATGACCGTGGACGATCAGTTCGTCGGCCCGGATGGAAAGATCATGGCCGACGTGCCGCACCTCGGCATGTCGCCGTGGGACATCGGCCACCAGGCCGGAACGCTCGAACTGGCTGAGATGAAAAAGCGGGGCTGGAAGCCCGAGGAGACTGCGGCATGTGTCTCGAGCTTCGACGAGTTGGACACCGCGAAGCAACGCACCGACGGCGCGACGGCGGCGCTGATCGCCGGCGGCTTCCCGAAGGACAGGATCTTCCAGGCGCCGAACAAGACGACCGATCTGCCCGGGAGTTTCGACGCCGTGAACGTCTGCCTCACGCAGCATCCCGAGGTGAAACACTGGCTGATCGTCGGCATGAACGACAATGCGGTGCTCGGCGGCGTGCGGGCCACGGAGGGACGCGGATTCAGCCCTGCCGACGTGATCGGCATCGGCATCAACGGCACCGATTGCCAGAGCGAGTTTCAAAAACCGGCGCAGACCGGGTTTTACGGGTCGTTGCTGCTTAGCCCGAATCGCCACGGCAAGGAGACGGCGATGCTCGTCTATCGCTGGGTGAAGGATGGGGTCGAGCCGCCAAAGGAGACCTACATCAAGTCGGCGACGCTCATCACGCGCGATAACTGGCAGGACGAACTCCGGAAACAGGGAATGCTCCAGTAG
- a CDS encoding cytochrome ubiquinol oxidase subunit I has translation MTTEILARAQFAFTVMFHYIYPPLSIGLGVALVIMEGLWLKTGNILFHNMARFWTKVFALTFAIGVATGIVMEFEFGTNWATYSRFVGDIFGSALAAEGIFAFFLESGFLAVLLFGWNKVGPKLHFFSTCMVCLGAHFSAVWIVVANSWMQTPAGYHLERMVDGQPVRLPPDHAVVPADLGSVRAVVDDFWAMVFNPSSVDRLTHVVLGAWMAGAFLVVSISAYFLLRGRHTVFAKASLKVGLAFATVATLLQMVSGDLTAGGVARNQPVKFAALEGLYETQPFAPLSLVGWVNPKTETTHALEIPGLLSLLTYHDPAKPVVGLKDLPSDAFLLRHHPEATPQELPAIRRNYWPIVPAVFQFYHLMVAVGCALFALVAVAMFFWWRGWLFRTDWLPTRLLLWGCVLSVLGPQIANQAGWFTAEMGRQPWIVYELLKTSQALSKAVTAEQIVISLLMFAAVYILLFILFVYLLTRKIQHGPDEEEGGHHELTDSWKAVLRTDDQEART, from the coding sequence GTGACGACTGAAATCCTCGCTCGGGCGCAGTTCGCATTCACGGTGATGTTTCATTACATCTACCCGCCGCTTTCGATCGGACTTGGCGTGGCCCTCGTGATCATGGAGGGCCTGTGGCTGAAGACCGGAAACATCCTCTTTCACAACATGGCGCGCTTCTGGACGAAGGTCTTCGCGCTCACCTTCGCGATCGGCGTGGCGACCGGCATCGTGATGGAGTTCGAGTTCGGAACGAACTGGGCCACGTATTCGCGCTTCGTCGGCGACATCTTCGGCAGCGCGCTGGCGGCGGAGGGCATCTTCGCCTTCTTCCTCGAATCCGGCTTCCTCGCCGTCCTGCTCTTCGGCTGGAACAAGGTCGGCCCGAAGCTGCACTTCTTCTCGACCTGCATGGTCTGCCTCGGCGCGCACTTCAGCGCAGTCTGGATCGTCGTGGCGAATTCCTGGATGCAGACGCCGGCCGGCTACCATCTCGAGCGGATGGTTGACGGACAACCCGTGCGCCTGCCACCCGACCACGCCGTGGTCCCGGCGGATCTCGGCAGCGTGCGCGCCGTGGTGGACGACTTCTGGGCGATGGTGTTCAACCCTTCGTCGGTCGACCGCCTCACCCATGTCGTGCTCGGCGCATGGATGGCCGGCGCATTCCTCGTCGTCAGCATCAGTGCGTATTTTCTACTCCGCGGCCGGCACACGGTCTTCGCCAAAGCATCCCTGAAGGTCGGTCTCGCCTTTGCGACCGTGGCCACCCTGCTGCAGATGGTCAGCGGCGACCTCACGGCGGGAGGCGTCGCGAGGAACCAGCCCGTGAAATTCGCCGCACTCGAGGGACTCTACGAAACGCAGCCCTTCGCGCCCCTCAGCCTCGTCGGCTGGGTGAATCCGAAGACCGAGACGACGCATGCCCTGGAGATTCCCGGCTTGTTGAGCCTTCTCACCTATCACGATCCCGCCAAGCCCGTCGTCGGCCTGAAGGACCTCCCCTCGGACGCCTTCCTGCTCCGCCATCATCCGGAGGCCACCCCGCAGGAGCTGCCGGCCATCCGCCGCAACTACTGGCCGATCGTTCCGGCGGTCTTTCAATTCTACCATCTCATGGTCGCCGTCGGCTGCGCGCTCTTCGCCTTGGTCGCTGTGGCGATGTTCTTCTGGTGGCGCGGCTGGCTTTTCCGCACCGACTGGCTGCCGACCCGTCTGCTGCTATGGGGCTGCGTGCTCTCGGTCCTCGGCCCGCAGATCGCAAATCAGGCCGGCTGGTTCACCGCGGAAATGGGCCGGCAGCCTTGGATTGTTTACGAATTGCTGAAGACCTCCCAGGCGCTCTCGAAGGCGGTCACCGCGGAGCAAATCGTCATATCGCTCCTCATGTTCGCCGCAGTCTATATCCTGCTCTTTATCCTCTTCGTCTATCTGCTCACCCGCAAGATCCAGCACGGCCCCGACGAAGAAGAGGGCGGCCATCACGAATTGACGGACAGCTGGAAGGCCGTGCTGCGCACCGACGATCAGGAGGCACGGACCTGA
- the cydB gene encoding cytochrome d ubiquinol oxidase subunit II yields MDLNLIWFILVGVLLTGYAVLDGFDLGVGTLQLFARKDEHRRLFLNAIGPVWDGNEVWLVTGGGALFAAFPEAYATVFSGFYLPFMALLCALIFRAVAIEFRSKEPWPWWRQMWDILFALGSTLSAFLIGVAMGNIVRGIPLDADHEFTGTLLGLLNPYALLMGVTVVLLFAMHGAIYLVMKTEGELHALVRGWVPTLIGLFLAAYILFNFYTLIALPHVYHTVQARPWILIIMAAAVLVILNIPREFSRGRDFNAFLSSCIGMALMMAAFGGTYFPNMVLSNPLPENSLTITNAASSPKTLGIMLVIACIGIPIVLTYTVCIYYIFRGKTKLTPQSY; encoded by the coding sequence ATGGATCTCAACCTCATCTGGTTCATTCTCGTGGGCGTCCTGCTCACCGGTTACGCGGTGCTCGACGGCTTCGATCTCGGCGTCGGCACCCTGCAACTCTTCGCGAGGAAAGACGAGCATCGCCGCCTGTTTCTCAACGCCATCGGCCCCGTGTGGGACGGCAACGAGGTGTGGCTCGTCACCGGCGGCGGCGCACTCTTCGCGGCCTTTCCCGAGGCTTATGCAACGGTGTTTTCCGGCTTCTACCTGCCCTTCATGGCGCTGCTGTGCGCACTCATCTTTCGCGCCGTGGCCATCGAGTTCCGCAGCAAGGAGCCGTGGCCCTGGTGGCGGCAGATGTGGGACATTCTCTTCGCCCTCGGCAGCACGCTCTCGGCGTTTCTCATCGGCGTCGCGATGGGGAACATCGTCCGCGGCATCCCCCTGGATGCCGACCACGAGTTCACCGGCACCCTGCTCGGCCTGCTCAACCCCTACGCGCTCCTCATGGGCGTGACTGTCGTGCTCCTCTTCGCCATGCACGGCGCGATCTATCTCGTCATGAAGACCGAGGGCGAACTCCACGCGCTCGTGCGCGGCTGGGTGCCCACGCTCATCGGCCTCTTCCTCGCCGCCTACATCCTCTTCAATTTCTACACCCTCATCGCCCTGCCGCACGTTTATCACACCGTGCAGGCTCGCCCGTGGATCCTCATCATCATGGCAGCCGCCGTGCTCGTCATCCTGAACATTCCTCGCGAGTTCAGCCGCGGACGGGACTTCAACGCCTTCCTGTCCTCCTGCATCGGCATGGCGCTCATGATGGCGGCCTTCGGCGGCACCTATTTTCCAAACATGGTGCTGTCCAATCCCCTGCCGGAAAACAGCCTCACGATCACGAACGCCGCCTCATCGCCCAAGACCCTCGGCATCATGCTCGTGATCGCCTGCATCGGCATCCCCATCGTGCTCACCTACACGGTCTGCATCTATTACATCTTCCGCGGGAAGACGAAGCTCACCCCCCAGAGCTACTGA
- a CDS encoding ABC transporter substrate-binding protein, giving the protein MKKTPRLQNSFRRLALAAALAVGITAANAEPLKIGYSDWPGWVAWEIAIQKGWFKEAGLDVDFEWFEYVPSMEAFAAGKLDAVSMTNGDALVTGATGAPSKAIIINDYSNGNDMIVAKPGIESVKDLKGKKIGVEVGFVDHLLLLKALEANGMTESDVELVNVPTGETPKAFASGDVDAIGAWQPSSGQALKAVPGSKAIYTSKDVPGLIYDVLAVSPSSLSAHPDEWKKVAEVWYKVVKYFYDPATREDAIKIMSARVNLKPEEYKAFVNGTKILTLPEAQAALKVGKGLDSVYGSNIVVDEFNVANKVYEKPQPTADYIDPTITSSLK; this is encoded by the coding sequence ATGAAAAAGACACCGCGCCTTCAAAATTCCTTCCGCCGTCTCGCCCTTGCTGCCGCGCTTGCCGTGGGAATCACCGCCGCCAACGCCGAACCGCTCAAGATCGGCTACAGCGACTGGCCGGGCTGGGTCGCCTGGGAAATCGCCATCCAGAAAGGCTGGTTCAAGGAAGCCGGCCTCGATGTCGACTTCGAATGGTTCGAATACGTTCCGTCGATGGAAGCCTTCGCCGCCGGCAAACTCGACGCCGTTAGCATGACCAATGGCGACGCTCTCGTGACCGGCGCCACCGGCGCCCCGAGCAAGGCCATCATCATCAACGACTACTCGAACGGCAACGACATGATCGTTGCGAAGCCCGGCATCGAGAGCGTGAAGGACCTCAAGGGCAAGAAGATCGGCGTCGAGGTCGGCTTCGTCGATCACCTCCTCCTGCTCAAGGCGCTCGAGGCCAACGGGATGACCGAGTCCGACGTCGAGCTCGTGAACGTCCCCACTGGCGAAACGCCGAAGGCTTTCGCCTCGGGCGACGTCGATGCGATCGGCGCCTGGCAGCCCAGCTCCGGTCAGGCCTTGAAGGCCGTTCCCGGCTCGAAGGCGATCTATACCAGCAAGGACGTCCCCGGTCTGATCTACGACGTGCTCGCCGTCAGTCCGTCCAGCCTCTCCGCCCATCCCGACGAATGGAAGAAGGTCGCCGAGGTCTGGTATAAGGTCGTGAAGTATTTCTACGATCCCGCCACCCGCGAAGACGCGATCAAGATCATGTCGGCCCGCGTGAATCTGAAGCCGGAAGAATACAAGGCCTTTGTGAACGGCACGAAGATCCTCACCCTTCCCGAGGCGCAGGCCGCTCTCAAGGTCGGCAAGGGTCTCGACTCGGTCTACGGATCGAACATCGTCGTCGACGAGTTCAATGTCGCGAACAAGGTCTACGAGAAGCCGCAGCCGACCGCGGATTACATCGATCCCACGATCACCAGCTCGCTGAAATAA